A part of Corynebacterium lactis RW2-5 genomic DNA contains:
- a CDS encoding acetolactate synthase large subunit: MNAHEQHSPSPAQFAAKSRAGSGAPERITGAQAIVRSLEELGVDVAFGIPGGAVLPLYDPLYDSEKLRHVLVRHEQGAGHAATGYAQVSGKVGVCIATSGPGATNLVTPLADAQMDSVPVVAITGQVGRPLLGTDAFQEADIRGVTMPITKHNFMVTEAEDIPRAIAEAFHLASSGRPGAVLVDVPKDLQNSTIDFVWPPQINLPGYRPVTTPHSRQIEEAAELIASSNKPVLYIGGGVIKADASKELIAFAEQTGVPVVTTLMARGAFPDSHELHMGMPGMHGKVSAVAALQKSDLLITIGARFDDRVTGHLESFAPNAKVIHADIDPAEIGKLREVDVPIVGDAREVLAALSTAYTDLKLSAPNTAEWRSYLDKLCDDFPLGWEDHEDGSISPQFVLKTLSDIVGPDAVYAAGVGQHQMWAAQFIDYENPRTWLNSGGLGTMGYSVPAAMGAKAAAPEKEVWAIDGDGCFQMTNQELTTCAMEGFPIKVALINNGNLGMVRQWQTLFYEERYSNTKLRPEDNSYLPDFVRLSEGLGCVAMRVTKKEEVAEAIKKAREINDRPVVIDFIVGEDAQVWPMVAAGKSNDEVEHARGLRPLFNDENSAAEAPADIHDKMDENAEDAALKPEAHHPTMKAR; encoded by the coding sequence GTGAACGCGCACGAGCAGCACAGCCCATCGCCGGCACAATTTGCCGCCAAGTCACGCGCCGGTTCTGGCGCCCCCGAGCGCATTACCGGTGCGCAAGCGATTGTCCGATCGCTCGAGGAGCTTGGCGTTGACGTAGCCTTCGGTATTCCGGGCGGCGCAGTGCTCCCGCTCTACGATCCGCTGTATGACTCGGAAAAGCTCCGCCACGTCCTGGTGCGTCACGAGCAGGGCGCGGGCCACGCGGCGACCGGCTACGCGCAGGTCTCCGGCAAGGTCGGCGTGTGCATCGCCACCTCCGGTCCGGGCGCGACCAACCTCGTCACCCCGCTTGCCGACGCGCAGATGGACTCCGTGCCCGTCGTCGCCATCACGGGCCAGGTCGGTCGACCGCTGCTGGGTACCGATGCCTTCCAGGAAGCTGATATCCGCGGCGTGACCATGCCGATCACCAAGCACAACTTCATGGTGACCGAAGCTGAGGATATCCCGCGCGCTATCGCCGAGGCTTTTCATCTGGCGTCTTCGGGCCGCCCGGGCGCGGTTCTGGTAGACGTCCCGAAGGACCTGCAGAACTCAACTATTGACTTTGTTTGGCCGCCGCAGATTAATCTGCCCGGCTACCGCCCGGTGACCACCCCGCACTCGCGTCAGATTGAGGAGGCTGCGGAGCTGATCGCGTCCTCCAACAAGCCAGTTCTCTACATCGGTGGCGGCGTGATTAAGGCCGATGCTTCGAAGGAGCTCATAGCATTCGCCGAGCAGACCGGCGTGCCGGTCGTGACCACGCTGATGGCGCGCGGTGCATTCCCGGACTCTCACGAGCTGCACATGGGAATGCCGGGCATGCACGGTAAGGTCTCCGCCGTCGCCGCCCTGCAGAAGTCCGACCTGCTGATTACCATTGGCGCGCGTTTCGACGACCGTGTCACTGGTCATCTCGAGTCCTTCGCTCCGAACGCCAAGGTCATCCACGCCGACATTGACCCGGCGGAGATTGGCAAGCTGCGTGAGGTCGATGTCCCGATCGTCGGCGATGCACGCGAGGTCCTGGCTGCCCTCTCCACGGCTTACACAGACCTGAAGCTTTCCGCCCCGAATACCGCAGAATGGCGCAGCTACCTCGATAAGCTCTGCGACGATTTCCCACTGGGCTGGGAAGATCACGAGGACGGCTCCATCTCGCCACAGTTCGTGCTGAAGACCCTGTCCGACATTGTCGGCCCGGATGCCGTCTACGCGGCAGGCGTTGGCCAGCACCAGATGTGGGCGGCACAGTTCATCGACTACGAAAACCCGCGCACGTGGCTGAACTCCGGTGGCCTCGGCACGATGGGCTACTCCGTCCCTGCGGCGATGGGCGCGAAGGCCGCGGCCCCGGAGAAGGAAGTCTGGGCCATTGACGGAGACGGTTGCTTCCAGATGACCAACCAGGAGCTGACCACCTGCGCCATGGAGGGCTTCCCAATCAAGGTCGCTCTGATTAACAATGGCAACCTGGGCATGGTGCGCCAGTGGCAGACGCTGTTCTACGAAGAGCGCTACTCGAACACCAAGCTGCGCCCGGAGGACAACTCCTACCTGCCTGACTTCGTCCGACTGTCGGAGGGACTCGGCTGTGTCGCGATGCGCGTCACTAAGAAGGAGGAGGTCGCGGAGGCGATCAAGAAGGCCCGCGAGATTAACGACCGCCCGGTCGTAATCGACTTCATCGTCGGTGAGGACGCACAAGTGTGGCCGATGGTCGCAGCCGGCAAGTCCAACGACGAGGTCGAGCACGCCCGCGGCCTGCGCCCGCTGTTCAACGACGAGAATTCCGCGGCGGAAGCTCCGGCGGACATCCACGACAAAATGGACGAGAACGCCGAGGACGCGGCCTTGAAGCCCGAAGCACATCACCCGACCATGAAAGCCCGGTAA
- a CDS encoding mechanosensitive ion channel domain-containing protein: MEFLKYMLWQSWQWFANNGLAIAALVILLILVPRIRRFVLAIAAGNIDSEEEQAKGRRALLGAVVYIIEVIAYFALILAILAKFGISLTAAAIPATVVSAAIGFGAQGVIADLLGGVFIIAEKQYGIGDWVEFHSPSGTVQGDVVNMTLRATTIRTLNGEEVLIPNSEARMCINYSSQWSRAVVEVPVPMTAGGSIKDLEERTLAAANRAITLDSVRRSILSEINLQSSTALNPPTAMGLPWTVTMRLVVDCSPGDQWLIERAIRAAVIDTWWDDYGERASQTGFGPAEQVTGHARDTTILSALAEQETRATESDSRPTEAFSEMPDSVTSTLSTTPPRERGSNSRSDIPKVGAHLDDVRREKEEQEALADAVPNEHASNWKNMNTRERIRAVLSAGGRARVSTVVLLVIFAVLAVLNLATIETEDGPSGWLAPSRWNSSTETSTPKSEPAPQSTPTSPQTPTQTEQSSPQSTTSAPDQPTRDEPNTANPQPPRQTTRESDSSTVTSTSQSESPTGDSQPDATGNAEPSSVPAQ, from the coding sequence ATGGAATTCTTGAAATACATGCTGTGGCAATCATGGCAATGGTTCGCCAATAATGGCCTAGCCATCGCAGCCCTTGTCATTTTGCTAATTCTAGTACCCAGAATTCGCCGCTTCGTGCTGGCCATCGCAGCCGGCAATATCGACTCCGAGGAAGAGCAGGCCAAGGGCCGTCGCGCCCTCCTCGGCGCCGTCGTCTACATCATTGAGGTTATCGCCTACTTCGCGCTGATTTTGGCGATTCTAGCGAAGTTTGGCATCTCCCTCACCGCCGCCGCCATCCCCGCGACCGTAGTCTCCGCGGCCATTGGTTTTGGCGCCCAAGGAGTAATCGCCGATCTCCTCGGTGGCGTGTTTATCATCGCCGAGAAGCAATACGGCATCGGAGACTGGGTTGAGTTTCACTCCCCCTCGGGCACGGTTCAGGGCGATGTCGTGAACATGACGCTGCGCGCCACCACTATTCGCACCCTCAACGGCGAAGAGGTTCTCATCCCCAACTCCGAGGCGCGCATGTGCATTAACTACTCCTCACAGTGGTCACGCGCCGTCGTCGAGGTCCCAGTTCCCATGACCGCAGGCGGATCCATTAAGGACCTCGAAGAAAGGACTTTGGCCGCCGCCAATCGCGCGATCACCCTGGATTCAGTCAGGCGGTCGATTCTCTCCGAAATCAACCTGCAGTCCTCCACTGCCCTCAATCCCCCCACTGCGATGGGATTGCCCTGGACCGTGACCATGCGCCTAGTGGTGGACTGCTCCCCTGGCGATCAGTGGCTAATCGAGCGAGCGATTCGCGCTGCAGTTATCGACACCTGGTGGGACGACTACGGCGAGCGCGCATCCCAGACGGGATTTGGCCCAGCCGAACAAGTAACCGGCCACGCCCGCGACACCACAATTTTGTCCGCGCTCGCAGAGCAGGAAACCCGCGCCACGGAATCCGATTCCCGCCCCACGGAAGCCTTTTCCGAGATGCCCGACTCTGTCACGTCCACCCTTTCAACCACACCACCCCGCGAGCGGGGGAGCAATTCCCGCTCGGATATCCCCAAGGTCGGTGCACACCTCGACGATGTAAGACGGGAAAAGGAGGAGCAGGAGGCGCTTGCCGACGCCGTCCCCAACGAGCACGCCTCAAACTGGAAGAACATGAACACCCGCGAGCGCATCCGCGCGGTGCTTTCCGCCGGCGGTCGCGCGCGAGTCTCCACGGTCGTGCTGCTTGTAATCTTCGCTGTCCTCGCGGTGCTGAATTTGGCAACTATTGAAACTGAGGATGGCCCCTCCGGCTGGCTTGCCCCAAGCAGGTGGAACAGCTCGACAGAAACGTCTACCCCCAAATCCGAGCCTGCCCCGCAGTCAACGCCGACGTCACCTCAGACACCGACACAAACGGAGCAAAGCTCCCCACAGTCCACGACCAGTGCCCCAGACCAGCCGACTCGAGATGAGCCGAACACGGCCAACCCCCAGCCACCTAGGCAGACGACTCGCGAGTCCGACAGCAGCACGGTAACGTCTACCTCCCAGAGCGAGAGCCCGACAGGGGATTCGCAGCCTGACGCAACCGGCAACGCCGAGCCAAGCTCAGTTCCTGCACAATAG
- a CDS encoding GTP-binding protein, translating into MTSTDAPTPSTSPTSPTPVTVLSGFLGSGKTTLLNNLLANSAGRKIAVIVNDFSEVNVDAALIEQGTHLERGEDRFVELSNGCICCTLRDDLVENVGELARSGRFDQIVIESTGISEPMPVAATFEWQFEDGRRLADVAPIDTMVTLVDASTFLTGLRQGRSLAEADKQATPDDERTVADLLVDQVEFADLILITKSDIAGEKLTGGTEETVRAMNPRAKIVRVTNGEIATEAVLDAALYDEATAATFHGYAEELANPHTPETEEYGISSVVFRGNRPFDRDRLIKALRATKGLVRSKGHCWIADRLEVAQVWSQAGPNLKITPATMWAQTDIPPSNEVVLIGVNFDPDATLKAFEDAMLTDEEVRELL; encoded by the coding sequence GTGACTTCAACTGATGCACCCACCCCGTCCACCTCACCAACCTCCCCCACCCCAGTGACCGTCTTGTCCGGGTTCCTCGGCTCCGGCAAGACCACCCTTCTCAACAACCTCTTGGCCAACTCGGCTGGCCGCAAGATTGCCGTTATCGTCAACGATTTCTCCGAGGTTAACGTCGACGCCGCCCTCATCGAGCAGGGCACACACCTGGAGCGCGGCGAGGACCGATTCGTCGAGCTGTCCAACGGCTGCATCTGCTGCACTCTCCGCGACGACCTCGTCGAAAACGTCGGAGAGCTCGCCCGCAGCGGCCGTTTCGACCAGATTGTCATCGAATCCACCGGCATCTCCGAGCCAATGCCCGTCGCCGCCACCTTCGAGTGGCAATTCGAGGACGGCCGCCGCCTCGCGGACGTGGCCCCCATTGACACCATGGTGACCCTCGTCGATGCCTCCACCTTCCTCACCGGCCTACGCCAGGGCCGCTCCCTGGCCGAGGCCGATAAGCAGGCCACGCCTGACGACGAGCGCACGGTCGCCGACCTCCTCGTGGACCAGGTTGAGTTCGCTGACCTTATCCTCATCACCAAGTCCGACATCGCCGGAGAAAAGCTGACGGGCGGCACCGAGGAGACCGTGCGAGCCATGAACCCGCGCGCCAAAATCGTCCGCGTCACCAATGGCGAGATTGCCACCGAAGCCGTTCTTGACGCAGCGCTTTACGATGAAGCCACCGCGGCCACCTTCCACGGCTACGCGGAAGAGCTCGCGAATCCGCACACTCCGGAGACTGAGGAATATGGCATCTCCTCCGTAGTCTTCCGAGGTAACCGCCCATTCGACCGCGATCGCCTGATTAAGGCTCTGCGCGCTACCAAGGGTCTCGTGCGTTCCAAGGGACACTGCTGGATCGCCGACCGCCTCGAGGTCGCGCAGGTATGGAGCCAGGCCGGACCGAATCTCAAGATCACCCCGGCAACAATGTGGGCGCAGACCGACATTCCACCGTCGAACGAGGTCGTACTGATTGGCGTCAACTTCGACCCGGACGCGACGCTGAAGGCATTCGAAGACGCGATGCTTACAGACGAAGAGGTCCGCGAGCTGCTCTAG
- the ilvN gene encoding acetolactate synthase small subunit — MAELHTLSVLTLDEPGILVRIAGMFTRRGFSIQSITSGETETEGVNRITVVVETETLPIEQITKQLNKLVPVLKVVRQPPETMVSRGLLMVKVSCDNTNRPQVVDAANLFRARVVDVSQESVIIEATGERSKLLALLEVLEPFGIRELIQSGTAAMARGPKPMLQAR; from the coding sequence ATGGCAGAACTGCACACCTTGTCTGTGTTGACCCTCGATGAGCCGGGAATTCTGGTCCGCATCGCCGGCATGTTCACCCGCCGCGGGTTCAGCATCCAGTCCATCACCTCGGGCGAGACCGAGACCGAGGGGGTCAACCGCATCACGGTTGTCGTCGAGACTGAGACGCTGCCGATCGAACAGATCACCAAGCAGCTGAATAAACTGGTTCCGGTCCTCAAGGTCGTCCGCCAACCCCCGGAGACGATGGTTTCTCGAGGGCTGCTGATGGTGAAGGTTTCCTGCGACAACACCAATCGTCCGCAGGTTGTCGACGCCGCGAATCTGTTCCGTGCCCGCGTGGTGGACGTCTCCCAGGAGTCGGTCATCATCGAGGCAACGGGCGAGCGCTCGAAACTTCTCGCTCTGCTCGAGGTTCTCGAGCCGTTCGGTATCCGAGAGCTGATTCAGTCCGGTACCGCCGCAATGGCACGTGGTCCGAAGCCGATGCTTCAGGCGCGCTAG
- the ilvC gene encoding ketol-acid reductoisomerase has protein sequence MAIELLYDADADLSIIQGRKVAVLGYGSQGHAHAQNLRESGVEVVIGLREGSKSAEKAKEAGFEVKSNADAAAWADVIMVLVPDTTQAKVYTEDIEPNLKDGDALFFGHGLNIHFGLIKPAENVTVGMVAPKGPGHLVRRQFVDGKGVPCLIAVDQDPKGEGKALALSYASAIGGARAGVIPTTFREETETDLFGEQAVLCGGTEELVKTGFEVMVEAGYAPEMAYFEVLHELKLIVDLMFEGGIANMNYSVSDTAEFGGYLAGPRVIDAGTKERMKEVLKDIQDGTFVKRLVANVEGGNKELEELRASYNNHQIEEVGSKLRDLMSWVKVDARAETA, from the coding sequence ATGGCTATTGAACTGCTGTACGACGCAGACGCAGACCTGTCTATCATCCAGGGCCGCAAGGTCGCCGTCCTGGGGTACGGCTCCCAGGGCCACGCCCACGCTCAGAACCTGCGCGAGTCCGGCGTCGAGGTCGTCATCGGCCTGCGCGAAGGCTCCAAGTCCGCTGAAAAGGCGAAGGAGGCTGGCTTCGAGGTCAAGTCCAACGCCGACGCTGCTGCATGGGCCGACGTCATCATGGTTCTCGTTCCGGACACCACCCAGGCGAAGGTCTACACCGAGGACATCGAGCCGAATCTGAAGGACGGCGACGCTCTGTTCTTCGGCCACGGCCTGAACATTCACTTCGGCCTGATCAAGCCGGCCGAGAACGTTACCGTCGGCATGGTCGCTCCGAAGGGCCCGGGGCACCTCGTCCGTCGCCAGTTCGTCGACGGCAAGGGCGTTCCCTGCCTGATTGCGGTTGACCAGGACCCGAAGGGTGAGGGTAAGGCTCTGGCTCTGTCCTACGCTTCCGCCATCGGTGGCGCCCGCGCCGGCGTTATCCCGACCACCTTCCGCGAGGAGACTGAAACCGACCTCTTCGGCGAGCAGGCCGTTCTGTGCGGCGGCACCGAGGAACTGGTCAAGACCGGCTTCGAGGTTATGGTTGAGGCCGGTTACGCACCGGAGATGGCCTACTTCGAGGTTCTTCACGAGCTAAAGCTGATCGTTGACCTGATGTTCGAGGGCGGCATCGCCAACATGAACTACTCGGTTTCCGACACCGCTGAGTTCGGCGGCTACCTCGCCGGCCCGCGCGTCATCGACGCTGGCACGAAGGAGCGCATGAAGGAGGTCCTGAAGGACATCCAGGACGGCACCTTCGTCAAGCGCCTGGTTGCCAACGTCGAGGGCGGCAACAAGGAGCTGGAGGAGCTGCGCGCTTCCTACAACAACCACCAGATCGAGGAGGTCGGCTCCAAGCTGCGCGACCTGATGAGCTGGGTCAAGGTCGACGCCCGCGCCGAGACCGCCTAG
- a CDS encoding acetyl-CoA hydrolase/transferase family protein, which translates to MSDRIAHAGLRGKVMSADEAAQFINHGDSIGISGFTGAAYPKALPTALANRGKELHAAGKEFKVNIYTGASTAPDCDGVMAEADIINYRMPYQGDPSLRKSINAGNAKYQDIHLSQSPQYIEQGFLPIDAAIVEATRITEEGHIIPSSGIGNNVEYLDNADKIIIEVNSWQSLDLEGMADIYRIQRLPNRTPIPINAPGDRIGTPYIDINLDKVVAVVETNAPDRNAPFKPIDETSQQIAGHFLDFLDGEVAAGRLAYDQYIMQSGVGNVPNAVMAGLLDSKFENIKAYTEVIQDGMLDLIDAGKMTVASSTSFSLSPEAAEKMNNEAARYRKHIILRPQQISNHPEVVRRVGLIATNGMIEADIYGNVNSTHINGSRVMNGIGGSGDFTRNAFISSFISPSLAKDGAISAVVPFVSHIDHTEHDAMVIITERGVADLRGLAPRDRVAKMISIAHPDYQPLLEEYYERALKKAPALATPHDLRTAFDFHINMIEKGSMKG; encoded by the coding sequence ATGTCTGATCGCATTGCACACGCTGGATTGCGCGGAAAAGTAATGAGCGCCGACGAGGCAGCTCAGTTCATTAACCACGGAGACAGCATCGGTATCTCCGGCTTCACCGGCGCTGCCTATCCTAAGGCTCTGCCTACCGCTCTGGCGAACCGAGGCAAGGAGCTCCACGCCGCGGGTAAGGAATTCAAGGTCAACATCTACACCGGTGCGTCCACCGCACCGGACTGCGATGGTGTCATGGCCGAAGCGGACATCATCAACTACCGCATGCCTTACCAGGGCGACCCGTCCCTGCGTAAGTCCATCAACGCCGGCAACGCGAAGTACCAGGACATTCACTTGTCCCAGTCCCCGCAGTACATCGAGCAGGGCTTCCTCCCCATCGATGCCGCTATCGTCGAGGCCACCCGCATCACTGAGGAAGGCCACATCATTCCTTCCTCCGGAATCGGCAACAACGTTGAATACCTGGACAACGCGGACAAGATCATTATTGAGGTCAACTCCTGGCAGTCCCTCGACCTCGAGGGCATGGCGGATATCTACCGCATCCAGCGTCTGCCGAACCGCACCCCGATTCCGATCAACGCCCCGGGCGACCGCATCGGCACCCCGTACATCGACATCAACCTGGACAAGGTTGTCGCCGTTGTCGAGACCAACGCCCCCGACCGCAACGCGCCGTTTAAGCCAATCGATGAAACTTCTCAGCAGATTGCCGGCCACTTCCTCGACTTCCTCGACGGCGAGGTCGCCGCTGGTCGCCTGGCATACGACCAGTACATCATGCAGTCCGGCGTCGGCAACGTCCCGAACGCTGTGATGGCAGGCCTGCTTGACTCCAAGTTCGAAAACATCAAAGCTTACACTGAGGTTATCCAGGATGGCATGCTGGATCTGATCGACGCAGGCAAGATGACCGTCGCGTCCTCGACCTCCTTCTCCCTGTCCCCCGAGGCCGCCGAGAAGATGAATAACGAGGCCGCACGCTACCGTAAGCACATCATCCTGCGTCCTCAGCAGATCTCCAACCACCCGGAGGTCGTCCGTCGCGTCGGCCTAATCGCCACCAACGGCATGATTGAGGCGGACATCTACGGCAACGTCAACTCCACCCATATCAACGGCTCCCGCGTGATGAACGGTATCGGCGGCTCGGGTGACTTCACCCGCAACGCGTTCATCTCCTCCTTCATCTCACCGTCGCTGGCGAAGGATGGCGCAATCTCCGCAGTGGTTCCTTTCGTCTCGCACATCGACCACACCGAGCACGATGCCATGGTCATCATCACCGAGCGCGGCGTCGCCGACCTGCGTGGCCTGGCACCGCGCGACCGCGTCGCAAAGATGATCTCCATCGCGCACCCGGACTACCAGCCGCTGCTCGAGGAATACTACGAGCGCGCGCTGAAGAAGGCCCCGGCGCTGGCTACCCCGCACGACCTGCGCACCGCCTTCGACTTCCACATCAACATGATTGAGAAGGGCTCTATGAAGGGCTAA
- a CDS encoding acetyl-CoA hydrolase/transferase family protein, protein MSDRIAHAGLKSKVMTAQEAAQFINHGDMVGFAGFTGAGYPKVVPPALAERMEAAHERGDEFKIKVLTGASTAPELDGALAKANGVEWRMPYQSDPGMRNRINAGDSYYSDIHLSHSGPMTEQGFFGKVNVAVVEAVRIKSDGSLILSSSVGNSVSYLNAAERIIIEVNSWQSEDLEGMHDIYNVGLPPYRKEIPILNPGDRIGSTGVAIDVDKVVAVVETNAEDRNSAFKPLDDDSKAIAGYLLDFLDSEVKAGRLPENLLPMQSGVGNIPNAVLAGLLDSKYENLTSFTEVIQDGMVDLMDAGKLAVASGTAFSLSPEYAARMNDNAADYREKIVLRPQDISNNPGLVRRMGLITTNGMIEADIYGNVNSTHVAGSRMMNGIGGSGDFTRNAYISTFVSPSIAKGGDISAIVPMVSHVDHTEHDVMVIITEQGLADLRGLAPRQRSRVVIEKCAHPMYKEALLEYVERAEKATPFMHTPHDLGASYDFHRRFLANGSMKPEA, encoded by the coding sequence ATGTCAGATCGTATTGCCCATGCGGGGCTCAAGAGCAAGGTGATGACCGCGCAGGAGGCCGCGCAGTTCATCAACCATGGGGACATGGTGGGCTTTGCGGGTTTCACTGGCGCCGGTTACCCGAAGGTTGTGCCGCCGGCTCTCGCCGAGCGCATGGAGGCTGCTCACGAGCGCGGCGATGAATTCAAGATCAAGGTCCTGACCGGTGCTTCGACCGCCCCTGAGCTCGATGGCGCGCTCGCAAAGGCGAACGGTGTTGAGTGGCGTATGCCGTACCAGTCCGACCCGGGCATGCGTAACCGCATCAATGCTGGTGATTCCTACTACAGTGACATCCATCTTTCCCACTCTGGCCCGATGACGGAGCAGGGCTTCTTTGGCAAGGTCAACGTCGCAGTCGTTGAGGCTGTCCGCATCAAGTCCGACGGTTCCCTGATCCTGTCCTCCTCGGTGGGCAACAGCGTCTCCTACCTGAACGCCGCTGAGAGAATCATCATCGAGGTCAACTCCTGGCAGTCCGAGGATCTCGAGGGCATGCACGACATCTACAATGTCGGGCTGCCTCCGTACCGTAAGGAGATCCCGATTCTGAACCCGGGTGACCGCATCGGCTCCACGGGTGTTGCAATCGATGTTGACAAGGTTGTCGCCGTCGTTGAAACCAACGCCGAGGACCGCAACTCCGCATTCAAGCCGCTCGATGATGACTCCAAGGCCATCGCTGGCTACCTGCTTGACTTCCTGGACTCCGAGGTTAAGGCTGGCCGCCTGCCGGAGAACCTGCTTCCGATGCAGTCCGGTGTCGGTAACATTCCGAATGCCGTGCTCGCGGGCCTGCTGGACTCCAAGTACGAGAACCTGACCTCCTTTACCGAGGTTATTCAGGACGGCATGGTCGACCTGATGGATGCCGGCAAGCTGGCCGTCGCTTCTGGTACCGCCTTCTCGCTGTCCCCGGAGTATGCGGCTCGTATGAACGACAACGCCGCCGACTACCGCGAGAAGATTGTTCTGCGCCCGCAGGACATCTCCAACAACCCGGGCCTGGTCCGCCGCATGGGGCTGATCACCACCAACGGCATGATCGAAGCTGATATCTACGGCAACGTTAACTCCACCCACGTCGCTGGCTCTCGCATGATGAACGGCATTGGTGGCTCGGGTGACTTCACACGTAACGCTTACATCTCGACCTTCGTCTCCCCGTCGATTGCTAAGGGCGGTGACATCTCCGCGATTGTCCCGATGGTCTCTCACGTCGACCACACCGAGCATGACGTCATGGTCATTATCACCGAGCAGGGTCTGGCTGATCTGCGTGGTCTTGCTCCGCGTCAGCGCTCCCGCGTTGTTATTGAGAAGTGTGCCCACCCGATGTACAAGGAAGCTCTCCTGGAGTACGTCGAGCGCGCCGAGAAGGCCACTCCGTTCATGCATACCCCGCATGACCTTGGCGCTTCCTACGACTTCCATCGCCGCTTCCTTGCGAACGGTTCGATGAAGCCGGAGGCTTAA
- the serA gene encoding phosphoglycerate dehydrogenase has translation MSQNARPVVLIADKLAQSTVDALGDSVEVRWVDGPNRPELLAAVGDADALLVRSATTVDAEVLEAAPNLKIVGRAGVGLDNVDIDTATKRGVMVVNAPTSNIHSACEHAIALLLATARQLPAADATLREGEWKRSSFKGVEIFGKTVGIVGFGHIGQLFAQRLAAFETNIIAYDPYANPARAAQLGVELVELEDLMARADFVTIHLPKTKETAGMFDADLLAKAKKGQIIINAARGGLVDEQALADAIKAGHIRGAGFDVYASEPCTDSPLFGLAETVCAPHLGASTVEAQDRAGTDVAKSVLLALAGEFVPDAVNVSGGAVGEEVALWLELARELGLVAGGLLEGAPAAVEVTARGELHTEDVEILGMSAVRGLFSNMVEEPVTFVNAPRIAEERGVTFTVETEPESVSHRSVLEVKVIGADGSTSTVVGALTGLNRIEKIVRINGRGIDMRSSGRNLFLLYKDVPGALGRVATALGQAGVNIEAAALSPQEDDHTAILVLRVSEEVPEELVEKISADISATHALQLQLD, from the coding sequence GTGAGCCAGAACGCTCGCCCCGTTGTCCTTATTGCTGACAAACTGGCACAGTCCACCGTGGATGCTTTGGGTGATTCCGTTGAGGTTCGTTGGGTCGACGGTCCGAATCGCCCCGAACTCCTGGCGGCAGTCGGTGACGCGGATGCTCTGCTGGTCCGCTCCGCCACCACCGTCGATGCTGAGGTGCTAGAGGCTGCACCGAACCTGAAGATCGTCGGCCGCGCCGGCGTCGGCCTGGATAACGTCGACATCGACACCGCTACGAAGCGCGGCGTCATGGTCGTCAACGCCCCGACTTCGAATATTCACTCCGCTTGTGAGCACGCCATCGCTCTGCTGCTGGCCACCGCTCGCCAGCTTCCGGCAGCTGACGCGACTCTGCGCGAGGGCGAGTGGAAGCGCTCTTCCTTCAAGGGCGTCGAGATCTTCGGCAAGACCGTCGGTATCGTCGGTTTTGGTCACATCGGCCAGCTCTTTGCACAGCGCCTTGCTGCTTTCGAGACGAACATCATCGCGTACGATCCGTACGCCAACCCGGCCCGCGCCGCACAGCTCGGTGTTGAGCTCGTCGAGCTCGAAGACCTGATGGCTCGCGCCGACTTCGTCACCATCCACCTGCCGAAGACCAAGGAAACCGCCGGCATGTTCGATGCTGACCTCCTGGCAAAGGCCAAGAAGGGACAGATCATCATCAACGCCGCTCGCGGTGGTCTCGTCGATGAGCAGGCGCTTGCCGACGCCATTAAGGCCGGCCACATCCGTGGTGCAGGCTTCGACGTCTACGCTTCCGAGCCGTGCACGGATTCTCCGCTGTTTGGCCTCGCTGAGACCGTCTGCGCGCCGCACCTCGGTGCCTCCACCGTCGAGGCCCAGGACCGTGCCGGTACCGATGTCGCGAAGTCCGTTCTGCTTGCTCTGGCTGGCGAGTTTGTCCCGGATGCCGTCAACGTCTCCGGTGGCGCCGTGGGCGAAGAGGTCGCCCTGTGGCTCGAGCTGGCTCGCGAGCTGGGTCTGGTTGCCGGCGGCCTGCTTGAGGGGGCCCCGGCGGCCGTCGAGGTTACCGCGCGAGGCGAACTGCACACCGAGGACGTAGAGATCCTCGGTATGTCTGCAGTCCGCGGCCTTTTCTCCAACATGGTCGAGGAGCCGGTTACCTTCGTCAACGCTCCGCGCATTGCTGAGGAGCGCGGCGTTACCTTCACAGTCGAGACCGAGCCGGAGTCCGTCTCCCACCGCTCCGTCCTCGAGGTCAAGGTTATCGGCGCAGATGGTTCCACCTCGACTGTGGTCGGTGCGCTGACCGGTCTGAACCGGATTGAGAAGATCGTCCGTATTAACGGTCGCGGCATCGACATGCGCTCCAGCGGCCGCAACCTCTTCCTCCTCTACAAGGATGTTCCGGGTGCGCTCGGTCGCGTTGCTACCGCCCTGGGTCAGGCCGGTGTCAACATCGAGGCTGCCGCACTGTCCCCGCAGGAAGACGACCACACCGCCATCCTGGTTCTGCGCGTCAGCGAGGAGGTTCCGGAGGAGCTCGTCGAGAAAATCTCGGCCGACATCTCCGCCACCCACGCGCTGCAGCTGCAGCTGGACTAA